The genomic segment TTTGCATGATGTGCTGCAATTTTCTGTACCCACTGTTGGGCGCGCTCTCGTTCACCTAAGGCCTGTAATAACTGCACAAGTTCCTTGGCAGCTTGTTCATCTTTTTGCAAACGCAAATAGCTCTCGTAGTAATCGCGTGCTTTTGCCCACAATTGGTTGCGCTGGCAGATATGTGCTAATGCCAATTGCAAGGCAGGATCTTGCGGGTGCTCTTTCAACCATTTTTCAGCGGTTTGCAGCTGTTGAATACCGTCTTGTGCCGCTGCATTGCCATACAAAGACACCCACTCCGGCAGCCATTGTTTCGCCAATTTTTTGCGCAACAATTCTTCCGCAGCCACACCGTTGCCGTGTGAAATCTGTAAGCGGCAAAGTTCACTGATCATAGCCACATCTTGCAGCGGCTTCTGGCGATGTTGTTTGCTGAGTATTTGCAACACGGTTTCTGTTTCGCCGCGCTGGCGATAGCTATCGACTAACAATTTTTGCACATAGGCATGGCGCGGATGCTCTGCCGCTAAAATCTCTAAAATTTCGTGCGCTTTTTCTGGCACGCCGATTTGCTGCAACAACTGCGCTTGATAAATGCTGATCGGTGTGCGTGCTTCTGGCAGCATTTCCTCTGCTTTGCGCAGCAAATTTTCTGCACTGGCAAGATCACTATTTTCAATACGTGCTTTCGCTGCCAATAAATAATTGAGCACAGCGTTGTCAGATTTATCCGCTGCTTTTTGCAAATCGCGGCTTGCCGTACTCCAGTTACCTTCCAACAGTGACAAATAGCCACTCAGCGTTAAATCCTGCACTTTGCGTTGATTGCGGCGATTCATCCAACGACTGATACGGCGCGGTGTAAAAAAAACGGTATGTATAACACGCACAGCGTAGTAACCCGCTACCGATGCCAGCACCATCGCCGCCACTACAAACCACAAAGGCATTTCCACCGTGGTTTGACCGAAAACAAAAACCACAAAGCTGTTGTCCAACGCAATTAAACGCAACAACAGCGGCAGGCCAACCAAGCCCACTACAAACAATAAAATCCAGCGGCGCATCAAGGCAACTCCTGCACAGCATCACCTGCGTCACTGTCATCACCCAACATCAATGCATTACGAATCTCTTCTGCGCGCTGTTCAATTTGTTTTTGCACAATCGCCAAAGAATCAGAAACGCTAGGCATCGGCGGCGCAATTTCTATCCGCATCAAACCTTGTACTTCATTTAGCCACTCTTGTACAACAGGGTCGGAAGTTTGGCAGTATTGACTCACCCAAGCGTGGGCACGCGCCAAATTGCTGGCGTAAGTTTCTTGTTGTGATTGCAACAAACCCAACTGTGATTGCAGTAAGGCTAGCTGCAAATTCTGCGAGAAATACAATTCCTGTTCTGGCGGCAGCAGCGGTTCTACCGGTTGATCGTAGTGACGCACACGCACGA from the Pseudomonadales bacterium genome contains:
- a CDS encoding heme biosynthesis HemY N-terminal domain-containing protein — its product is MRRWILLFVVGLVGLPLLLRLIALDNSFVVFVFGQTTVEMPLWFVVAAMVLASVAGYYAVRVIHTVFFTPRRISRWMNRRNQRKVQDLTLSGYLSLLEGNWSTASRDLQKAADKSDNAVLNYLLAAKARIENSDLASAENLLRKAEEMLPEARTPISIYQAQLLQQIGVPEKAHEILEILAAEHPRHAYVQKLLVDSYRQRGETETVLQILSKQHRQKPLQDVAMISELCRLQISHGNGVAAEELLRKKLAKQWLPEWVSLYGNAAAQDGIQQLQTAEKWLKEHPQDPALQLALAHICQRNQLWAKARDYYESYLRLQKDEQAAKELVQLLQALGERERAQQWVQKIAAHHANALPLPPH